The stretch of DNA TCTGATCGTTAGCCACAAGGATCGCCGTCGGCTTCTGCTCATCGCGTAAAAGCTGGCTAACCTGCTGGTAGCCAGAAAGGGAACTCCAGTCCCCCCGCATAAACGCCACAGGTGCAAGCTGATGCTGCGCCAGAGAGCGCTGCCAGCCTTCAAGCCGCAGCCGGGCGGAGACTGAATTTTCGGGGCCGGCAAGCAAGGCAATATGGCGATGACCCAGCGTGACCAGATGTGCCACAGCAATGTCAGCGCCTGACGCGGAGTCGGTAACGATATGGTTAGCCGAAACGTCCGGTGAAACGTCCAGGAACAGAACAGGAACGCTGCCGCAGGCAGTCTGCACGGCTTCTACTTCAGCCGTTTCCAGCGGGATGTTCACAATCAGGCCGTCAACGCGCTGGGCAAGTAAACTCTGCACGGCGGCGCTGGCCGCAGCTGCACCGGGCTGCTCAACCATCGAAATCATCACATTGAACTGCAGCTCGCCGGCTTTGGATTTTATCGCCGCCGCGATCTGAGAAGGGGCATGCAGGGAAAGGGTGGTGGTCGCCAGGCCAAGCGTCTGGCTGAGTTTCCCCGCCAGCTGCTGCGCCACGCGGTTCGGCACGTAGTTCAGCGCTTTCATCGCGTCTTCTACTTTTTGCCGGGTCTTCTCTGAAACGTGTGAAGCCTGATTGATCACGCGTGAGACCGTCTGGTACGAGACGCCAGCCGACTCGGCAACATCGTACAGTGTCACAGATTTCGCTTTCATTGCAGGCTTCCTTCTCGCAGACGCTGATAGGGCGGCTATTCTACACATAACGCGAAAGCCGGGAGAAACTTATGTACAAACTGTATGGCGTGCCGGGCAGAAACGGCATGCTCTAAAGCACTAACGATCATCTGTCTTGCGGTCTGCGGATTTATAGTGACGCCATTCATTATCAGCATGGAATCGGAAAAATGGCATTAGATCTGGCGCTTTATTTCGACCGTATCAACTACCAGGAGGCGCGTACTGCGACGTTAGAAACCCTGCGTGGGCTGCACCTGGCGCACACCTGCGCTATTCCGTTTGAAAACCTGGATGTTCTGCTTCGCAGAACGATCCATATCGACGACGACAGCGTTTTTGAAAAGCTGGTGGTGGCCGGGCGCGGCGGCTGGTGTTTTGAGCAAAACGGCCTGTTCCGTAACGTGCTCGCTGAGCTGGGGTTTGAGGTGGAAAACTTAGCGGCCCGCGTGCTGCTGGCCAACCCGCCGCAGATGCCCGCCAGAACGCATCGGCTCACGAAAGTGACTATCGACGGCCAGGCCTGGGTAGCCGACGTCGGCTTCGGCGGTAAAACGTTACCCGAGCCGGTTCGTCTTGTGGAAGGCGAAATGCAGCCGACGACGCATGGCGTTTATAGTTTCGAACGGGTTGAGCACGACTGGCTGCTGAAATTCCATGCCGCCGACAAGGCGATTAACCTCTATCGCTTTAGCCTCGAACCGCAGTACGACTCTGATTACGAAGCCGGGAACCACTACGTTTCGACCTGGCCTGAATCCCACTTCCGTTATTGCCTGGCGCTGAGCCTTTACCATGCGGACGGCACTAAAAATACGCTTTCAAGCGTAGGGGAAAATGCCCCGGTGTTTACCCGAGCGCAAGAGGTCTATGACCTTCTGCAGAAAAACTTCAATTTACGTTT from Cedecea neteri encodes:
- a CDS encoding LacI family DNA-binding transcriptional regulator — its product is MKAKSVTLYDVAESAGVSYQTVSRVINQASHVSEKTRQKVEDAMKALNYVPNRVAQQLAGKLSQTLGLATTTLSLHAPSQIAAAIKSKAGELQFNVMISMVEQPGAAAASAAVQSLLAQRVDGLIVNIPLETAEVEAVQTACGSVPVLFLDVSPDVSANHIVTDSASGADIAVAHLVTLGHRHIALLAGPENSVSARLRLEGWQRSLAQHQLAPVAFMRGDWSSLSGYQQVSQLLRDEQKPTAILVANDQMALGALRAIHEAGFAVPQDVSVIGFDDTADSACFLPPLTTIRQDFRQLGEASVNGILALIQHEDTFTALQPVSLVERKTTAAPGSLMQPTATQLADELSRLAHQISRLK
- a CDS encoding arylamine N-acetyltransferase family protein — its product is MALDLALYFDRINYQEARTATLETLRGLHLAHTCAIPFENLDVLLRRTIHIDDDSVFEKLVVAGRGGWCFEQNGLFRNVLAELGFEVENLAARVLLANPPQMPARTHRLTKVTIDGQAWVADVGFGGKTLPEPVRLVEGEMQPTTHGVYSFERVEHDWLLKFHAADKAINLYRFSLEPQYDSDYEAGNHYVSTWPESHFRYCLALSLYHADGTKNTLSSVGENAPVFTRAQEVYDLLQKNFNLRFDHPNHGISLDDFSAMLVRIGVIKPA